One genomic region from Streptomyces sp. NBC_00457 encodes:
- a CDS encoding SpoIIE family protein phosphatase: MTEQPTSFERPETGAGPTDPRGALLRTPGAGARASALPAQARTGETPPAGTPVGDTEHSQPAAVEPDHHRPRPVPEGVAVQHGTEDDMSRQDRRTGQGVAPGRPTPMRRDGDRLRFVGAATRRIARGIDLDEIVMGLCRATVPTFSDAILVYLRDPLPVGDERPTGPVVLRLRRTDRIPEERDTEGGFAPVPQAEPTDLTPAGADLCEVLPGGALNEVLRGVRPVFADAPAARAALPELLGDDVAVPGGQRAILAPLRGRRRVIGAALFLRRPERMAFEPDDLLVAAQLATHSALGIDKAVLYGREAYIADELQRTMLPENLPKATGVRLASRYLPAAETARVGGDWYDAIPLPGSRVALVVGDVMGHSMTSAAIMGQLRTTAQTLAGLDLPPQEVLHHLDEQAQRLGTDRMATCLYAVYDPVSHRITIANAGHPPPVLLHLGGRAEVLRVPPGAPIGVGGVDFEAVELDAPAGGTLLLYTDGLVESRLRDVWTGIEQLREKLAATAQLTGPDHPPPLEALCDEVLDMLGPGDRDDDIALLAARFDGIAPNDVAYWFLEPEEMAPGKARRLARRALARWDMEELTDSVELLVSEVVTNAVRYATRPITLRLLRTDVLRCEVGDDVPQLPRLRQARATDEGGRGLYLVNRLARRWGATRLSTGKVVWFELNRT; the protein is encoded by the coding sequence GTGACGGAGCAGCCGACCTCCTTCGAGCGCCCTGAGACCGGCGCCGGCCCCACGGACCCCCGCGGGGCGCTCCTGCGTACCCCCGGCGCGGGGGCGCGCGCCTCCGCCTTACCGGCACAGGCCCGCACCGGCGAGACGCCGCCCGCGGGCACGCCTGTCGGTGACACGGAGCACTCCCAGCCCGCAGCCGTCGAGCCGGATCACCACCGTCCGCGGCCCGTTCCCGAGGGGGTCGCTGTTCAGCACGGCACCGAAGACGACATGTCCCGCCAGGACCGCCGTACCGGCCAGGGGGTGGCACCCGGCCGGCCCACGCCGATGCGGCGGGACGGGGACCGGCTGCGCTTCGTCGGCGCCGCGACCCGGCGGATCGCCCGCGGTATCGACCTCGACGAGATCGTGATGGGGCTGTGCCGGGCGACCGTACCGACGTTCTCGGACGCGATCCTGGTCTATCTGCGCGACCCGCTGCCGGTCGGCGACGAGCGGCCCACCGGCCCGGTGGTGCTGCGGCTGCGCCGTACCGACCGGATCCCGGAGGAGCGGGACACCGAGGGCGGTTTCGCGCCCGTGCCGCAGGCCGAGCCGACGGATCTCACGCCGGCCGGCGCGGACCTGTGCGAGGTACTGCCCGGCGGTGCGCTGAACGAGGTGCTGCGCGGCGTGCGCCCGGTCTTCGCCGACGCCCCCGCGGCCCGCGCCGCGCTGCCCGAACTCCTCGGCGACGACGTGGCCGTACCCGGCGGCCAGCGCGCCATCCTCGCCCCGCTGCGCGGCCGGCGCCGGGTCATCGGCGCCGCGCTCTTCCTGCGCCGCCCGGAACGCATGGCCTTCGAGCCCGACGACCTCCTCGTCGCCGCCCAGCTCGCCACGCACAGCGCGCTCGGCATCGACAAGGCGGTGCTGTACGGCCGTGAGGCGTACATCGCCGACGAGCTGCAGCGCACCATGCTGCCCGAAAACTTGCCCAAGGCCACCGGCGTACGGCTGGCGTCCCGCTACCTCCCGGCCGCCGAGACCGCACGCGTCGGCGGCGACTGGTACGACGCCATCCCGCTGCCGGGCAGCCGCGTGGCGCTCGTGGTGGGCGACGTCATGGGGCACTCCATGACCTCCGCCGCGATCATGGGCCAGCTGCGCACGACGGCGCAGACCCTCGCCGGGCTCGACCTGCCGCCGCAGGAGGTCCTGCACCACCTCGACGAACAGGCCCAGCGCCTGGGCACCGACCGCATGGCGACCTGCCTGTACGCCGTCTACGACCCGGTGTCGCACCGCATCACCATCGCCAACGCCGGCCATCCGCCGCCCGTGCTGCTGCATCTCGGCGGTCGGGCGGAGGTGCTGCGGGTGCCGCCCGGCGCGCCCATCGGTGTCGGCGGCGTCGACTTCGAAGCCGTAGAGCTGGACGCGCCAGCCGGAGGGACCCTGCTCCTCTATACGGACGGGCTGGTCGAGTCCCGGCTGCGGGACGTGTGGACCGGCATAGAGCAGCTGCGCGAGAAGCTCGCCGCGACCGCGCAGCTGACCGGGCCCGACCATCCGCCGCCGCTGGAGGCGCTCTGCGACGAGGTGCTCGACATGCTCGGCCCCGGCGACCGGGACGACGACATCGCGCTGCTCGCCGCCCGCTTCGACGGGATCGCACCCAACGATGTGGCGTACTGGTTCCTGGAGCCGGAGGAGATGGCGCCCGGCAAGGCCCGGCGGCTGGCCCGGCGCGCACTCGCCCGCTGGGACATGGAGGAGCTCACCGACTCGGTGGAGCTGCTGGTCAGCGAGGTCGTGACCAATGCCGTGCGCTATGCGACCCGGCCGATCACGCTCCGGCTGCTGCGCACCGACGTACTGCGCTGCGAGGTCGGTGACGATGTGCCGCAGCTGCCGCGGCTGCGGCAGGCGCGGGCCACGGACGAGGGCGGACGCGGGTTGTATCTGGTGAACCGGCTGGCCCGGCGCTGGGGTGCGACGCGGCTGAGCACGGGGAAGGTGGTCTGGTTCGAGCTGAACCGGACTTAG
- a CDS encoding catalase, with the protein MTQTPQQVPYTTDNHGIPVESDEHSLTIGSNGPILLQDHYLIEKMAQFNRERVPERVVHAKGSGAYGTFEVTNDVSQFTKAGLFQPGRRTEMLARFSTVAGELGSPDTWRDPRGFALKFYTEHGNYDLVGNNTPVFFVRDPQKFQDFIRSQKRRPDNGLRDNNMQWDFWTLSPESAHMVTWLMGDRGIPKTYRNMNGYSSHTYMWVNGGGEKFWVKYHIKTDQGIDFLTQADADRLAGEDADCHRRDLFEAIQRGEHPSWTVHVQVMPFEDAPDYRFNPFDLTKVWPHGDYPLIEVGRMTLNENPEDYFIHIEQAAFEPSNLVPGIGPSPDKMLLGRLFSYPDTHRYRIGPNYAQLPPNRPRSAVNSYAKDGPMRYEPARTGAPYAPNSYGGPAAAVQQFGDVAGWQAAGEMVREAYKLHREDDDFGQPGTMVRQVLDDAARGRLVSNVSGHLKQGVTRPVVERAVQYWRNIDKEIGDRIAHEVNGR; encoded by the coding sequence GTGACGCAGACACCCCAGCAGGTTCCGTACACCACGGACAACCATGGGATCCCGGTGGAGAGCGACGAGCACTCGCTGACCATCGGGTCCAACGGTCCCATCCTGCTCCAGGACCACTACCTCATCGAGAAGATGGCCCAGTTCAACCGGGAGCGGGTCCCGGAGCGTGTGGTGCACGCCAAGGGCAGTGGCGCATACGGCACCTTCGAAGTGACCAATGACGTCAGCCAGTTCACCAAGGCCGGCCTGTTCCAGCCCGGCAGGCGCACCGAGATGCTGGCGCGCTTCTCGACCGTCGCGGGTGAGCTCGGCTCCCCCGACACCTGGCGCGACCCTCGCGGCTTCGCGCTGAAGTTCTACACCGAGCACGGCAACTACGACCTGGTCGGCAACAACACGCCGGTCTTCTTCGTCCGTGATCCACAGAAGTTCCAGGACTTCATCCGCTCCCAGAAGCGCCGCCCGGACAACGGGCTGCGTGACAACAACATGCAGTGGGACTTCTGGACCCTCTCCCCCGAAAGCGCGCACATGGTGACGTGGCTGATGGGCGACCGGGGCATCCCGAAGACGTACCGCAACATGAACGGGTACTCCTCCCACACCTATATGTGGGTCAACGGCGGCGGCGAGAAGTTCTGGGTCAAGTACCACATCAAGACCGACCAGGGCATCGACTTCCTCACCCAGGCGGACGCCGACCGGCTCGCGGGCGAGGACGCCGACTGCCACCGCCGCGATCTGTTCGAGGCGATCCAGCGCGGCGAGCACCCGTCCTGGACGGTCCATGTGCAGGTGATGCCGTTCGAGGACGCCCCCGACTACCGGTTCAACCCGTTCGACCTGACCAAGGTGTGGCCGCACGGCGACTACCCGCTGATCGAGGTCGGCCGGATGACCCTCAACGAGAACCCCGAGGACTACTTCATCCATATCGAGCAGGCCGCGTTCGAGCCGTCCAACCTGGTGCCGGGCATCGGTCCGTCGCCGGACAAGATGCTGCTCGGCCGGCTCTTCTCGTACCCGGACACGCACCGTTATCGCATCGGCCCCAACTATGCGCAGCTGCCGCCGAACCGGCCCCGCTCGGCGGTCAACTCGTACGCGAAGGACGGCCCGATGCGGTACGAGCCCGCCCGCACGGGTGCTCCGTACGCGCCCAACTCGTACGGCGGTCCGGCCGCGGCGGTCCAGCAGTTCGGTGATGTCGCCGGGTGGCAGGCGGCGGGGGAGATGGTGCGGGAGGCGTACAAGCTGCACCGCGAGGACGACGACTTCGGCCAGCCGGGGACGATGGTTCGGCAGGTGCTGGACGATGCGGCCCGCGGGCGGCTGGTCTCCAATGTCAGCGGGCACCTGAAGCAGGGGGTTACGCGGCCGGTGGTGGAGCGTGCTGTGCAGTACTGGCGCAACATCGACAAGGAGATCGGGGATCGGATCGCGCACGAGGTCAACGGGAGGTAG